In a single window of the Candidatus Kaiserbacteria bacterium genome:
- a CDS encoding NUDIX domain-containing protein — protein sequence MKHFNVRCRGIILHEGKMLMVRHPHHPTDVVLPGGHLEFGEDPKECIHRELVEELGVVPVIGRLLYVNTFMDKEDRQPVEFFFEIMNGDAYLNCHLLTRTHAHELVDIVWVAPTDDVHILPEALGEDFRTRGVLGDEVRFMKG from the coding sequence ATGAAACACTTCAATGTGCGGTGCAGGGGGATTATTCTTCATGAGGGGAAGATGCTTATGGTGCGGCATCCACACCATCCTACTGATGTCGTCCTTCCGGGCGGACATTTGGAATTTGGTGAAGACCCTAAGGAATGTATACATAGAGAATTAGTGGAAGAACTCGGTGTGGTGCCGGTGATTGGGAGACTTCTCTACGTAAATACATTTATGGATAAGGAAGATAGGCAGCCAGTTGAGTTTTTCTTTGAGATTATGAATGGTGATGCGTATCTTAACTGCCACCTTCTCACCCGGACCCACGCACACGAACTCGTGGACATTGTGTGGGTAGCACCGACTGACGATGTACATATTTTGCCAGAAGCATTGGGAGAAGATTTTAGGACACGTGGAGTTCTTGGTGACGAAGTGCGGTTTATGAAGGGGTAG
- the gdhA gene encoding NADP-specific glutamate dehydrogenase, producing MEHSIHAITDKYTHQPLFRAALTEFLDSVIPYLAAQNTSEEIYARLERLTIPERMIVFKVVWEGDDGAIRTNIGYRVQFNSALGPYKGGLRFDSSVNEDVLKFLGFEQIFKNALTGLPLGGGKGGSDFDPKGKSDSEVRRFCVAFMTELSRYIGANTDVPAGDIGVGGREIGYLYGAYKRLQNRVDGTLTGKGTGYGGSFIRTEATGYGAVYFVKNMLAYAGKNLKDMRVVVSGSGNVATHIAEKLLTEGAFPLTLSDREGYLYSDKGLTRECIDMVKEHKENKGALKDIMLPEGVKYHEGTPWQTVAAEVYMPAATQNEIDEADAKAMLANGALLVAEGANMPSTLEAIHTFQHAGILFGPSKAVNAGGVAVSGLEMSQNAGHTQWTTDEVDAELRLIMERIHATCVQYGKEGDRVDYVKGANVGGFVRVMDAMKHLGW from the coding sequence ATGGAACACTCAATACACGCCATCACCGACAAGTACACGCACCAACCACTTTTTCGTGCGGCACTCACCGAGTTTCTTGACAGTGTCATTCCCTACCTCGCCGCACAGAACACGAGTGAAGAAATATACGCTCGTCTCGAACGTCTCACTATCCCCGAACGTATGATTGTCTTTAAAGTTGTCTGGGAAGGAGATGACGGAGCAATACGTACCAACATTGGGTATCGTGTACAGTTCAATTCTGCTCTGGGTCCATACAAGGGAGGGCTCCGCTTTGACTCCTCAGTCAATGAGGACGTACTCAAATTCTTGGGTTTTGAACAAATATTCAAAAACGCACTCACCGGCCTCCCGCTTGGTGGTGGTAAGGGTGGTAGCGACTTTGACCCCAAGGGGAAAAGTGACTCGGAGGTGCGTCGTTTCTGTGTTGCCTTTATGACTGAACTTTCTCGGTACATTGGTGCGAACACCGATGTGCCTGCGGGCGACATTGGTGTGGGAGGTCGTGAAATCGGCTATCTCTATGGCGCGTATAAAAGACTCCAAAACCGCGTCGACGGTACCCTTACCGGAAAAGGTACGGGGTATGGCGGATCATTCATTCGTACTGAAGCAACGGGGTACGGCGCTGTATATTTTGTAAAGAACATGCTCGCTTATGCGGGCAAGAACCTCAAAGATATGCGTGTTGTTGTTTCGGGTTCTGGCAATGTCGCCACGCATATTGCTGAGAAACTTCTTACTGAAGGAGCATTTCCTCTCACACTCTCAGACCGAGAAGGATACCTCTATAGTGATAAAGGACTCACACGCGAATGTATTGATATGGTTAAAGAGCATAAGGAAAACAAAGGGGCACTGAAAGACATCATGCTTCCGGAAGGGGTAAAGTATCACGAGGGCACGCCATGGCAGACTGTTGCTGCAGAGGTATACATGCCCGCAGCAACACAAAATGAAATTGATGAGGCTGATGCGAAAGCAATGCTCGCCAATGGTGCACTCCTTGTTGCTGAAGGTGCCAACATGCCTTCCACACTTGAGGCAATCCACACATTCCAGCATGCTGGCATTCTTTTTGGTCCTTCAAAAGCAGTGAATGCGGGTGGGGTGGCGGTCTCTGGTCTAGAGATGAGCCAAAATGCAGGACACACGCAGTGGACTACTGATGAAGTAGATGCAGAACTCCGTCTCATTATGGAACGCATTCATGCAACCTGTGTCCAATATGGGAAAGAGGGTGATCGTGTTGATTATGTGAAGGGTGCAAATGTTGGTGGGTTTGTGCGCGTCATGGATGCGATGAAGCATTTGGGATGGTAG